A part of Microbacterium terregens genomic DNA contains:
- a CDS encoding NUDIX hydrolase family protein: MAVRTPDPDPDDRDDAGGVDDPLRGQGFGGDPRSLGNGSFGSPTPSSAANPGWLSEIELAEARRRLPILYVEAIPMRTDGLGAVTEVGILLRATPLGEMTRTIVSGRVRYGETVRDALFRHLENDLGPMAFPLLPPQPVPFTVAEYFPMPGISAFHDDRQHAVSLAFMVPVTGTCEPRQDALEVTWMPPREAASDAVAAEMEGGRGTLIRLGLASVGALR; the protein is encoded by the coding sequence ATGGCAGTCCGAACCCCCGATCCCGACCCTGACGACCGCGACGACGCGGGTGGCGTGGACGACCCGCTCCGGGGCCAGGGCTTCGGCGGGGACCCGCGCTCGCTCGGAAACGGGTCCTTCGGTTCCCCGACACCCAGCAGCGCGGCCAACCCGGGCTGGCTGTCCGAGATCGAGCTCGCCGAGGCGCGGCGCCGACTTCCGATCCTCTACGTCGAGGCGATCCCGATGCGCACGGACGGTCTCGGCGCGGTCACCGAGGTCGGAATCCTGCTGCGCGCCACCCCGCTGGGTGAGATGACGCGCACGATCGTCAGCGGACGCGTCCGCTACGGCGAGACCGTGCGCGACGCGCTGTTCCGGCACCTCGAGAACGACCTCGGACCGATGGCGTTCCCGCTGCTTCCGCCGCAGCCGGTGCCGTTCACGGTGGCGGAGTACTTTCCGATGCCGGGGATCTCGGCATTCCACGACGACCGGCAGCACGCGGTCTCCCTCGCGTTCATGGTGCCGGTCACGGGCACGTGCGAGCCGCGCCAGGATGCGCTCGAGGTGACCTGGATGCCGCCGAGGGAGGCGGCATCGGACGCTGTCGCCGCCGAGATGGAGGGCGGCCGGGGGACCCTCATCCGCCTGGGTCTGGCCAGTGTCGGCGCGCTGCGCTGA
- a CDS encoding DUF2092 domain-containing protein yields MSPAGRARALAWTAALAVPLVAGAVILVPMAASGAVDLPDKSPAELIEFAGASEVDALSGTIAQTSALGLPDLDALTGTSGSGDTGPAAPDVADLLALVTGTHTANVYLDGERARLQVLDPLAERNVYVDGEAGQAWYVDSETQTATRFTLPAGAEFEQGHSRREDSSADPAIPTPDRMLDDALARLDETTEVTVGTDARVAGRDVYELILTPRTADTLVGDVRFAIDGENGVALAASVSARGADEPAFEIAFTRVSFDAPDPSVFDFTPGEGIAVVDEELPLPAPEDSASRANPDAPIVSGKGWSAVVQLPGSNGTAELDAEQRALLEAVTTAVDGGRVLQTSLVSVLITDDGRMLAGAVPASRLVEAAQTGR; encoded by the coding sequence ATGAGCCCCGCCGGTCGCGCCCGTGCGCTCGCGTGGACCGCCGCGCTGGCGGTGCCGCTGGTCGCAGGTGCGGTCATCCTCGTTCCGATGGCAGCGAGCGGAGCGGTCGATCTGCCGGACAAGAGCCCTGCGGAGCTGATCGAATTCGCCGGCGCCAGCGAGGTGGACGCGCTCAGCGGCACGATCGCTCAAACCTCCGCGCTGGGGCTTCCCGACCTCGATGCGCTGACCGGCACGTCCGGCTCGGGCGACACGGGGCCGGCAGCACCCGACGTCGCGGACCTTCTCGCGCTGGTCACCGGCACGCACACCGCGAACGTGTACCTCGACGGTGAGCGCGCCCGCCTGCAGGTTCTCGACCCGCTCGCCGAGCGCAACGTGTACGTCGACGGCGAGGCCGGACAGGCCTGGTATGTCGACAGCGAGACCCAGACAGCCACGCGCTTCACCCTCCCGGCCGGCGCTGAGTTCGAGCAGGGGCACAGCCGGCGCGAGGACTCCTCCGCGGACCCGGCGATACCCACGCCCGACCGGATGCTCGATGACGCTCTGGCCCGCCTGGACGAGACCACCGAGGTCACCGTCGGCACCGACGCACGCGTCGCCGGTCGCGACGTGTACGAGCTCATTCTGACCCCGCGCACCGCGGACACGCTCGTCGGCGACGTCCGATTCGCGATCGACGGTGAGAACGGCGTCGCGCTGGCTGCCTCGGTCTCCGCGCGCGGGGCGGACGAGCCGGCGTTCGAGATCGCGTTCACGCGCGTCAGCTTCGACGCTCCCGACCCGTCGGTGTTCGATTTCACTCCGGGCGAGGGCATCGCCGTCGTGGACGAGGAGCTGCCGCTGCCCGCACCCGAGGACTCGGCGTCGCGCGCGAACCCGGACGCGCCGATCGTCTCCGGGAAGGGCTGGTCCGCGGTGGTCCAGCTGCCGGGATCGAACGGCACCGCTGAGCTCGACGCGGAACAGCGTGCCCTGCTCGAGGCGGTCACCACCGCCGTCGACGGCGGAAGGGTGCTGCAGACCTCGCTGGTGAGCGTGCTCATCACCGACGACGGGCGGATGCTGGCAGGCGCTGTTCCGGCGTCTCGCCTGGTCGAGGCCGCACAGACTGGCCGTTGA
- a CDS encoding ABC transporter ATP-binding protein, with protein sequence MTRADPAAELAVETSGLTKRFGAQTAVDAVDLAVPRGAVFGFLGPNGSGKTTTIRMLLGLLRATSGAAQVLGSPMPQALDAVLPRVGALVEGPAFSPFLTGEQNLRRFDAADRHSSPRTRQARVAAALDRVGLSHAAGKKAHAYSLGMKQRLGLANALLMPRELLVLDEPTNGLDPQGTREVRALIRSFAADGTTVFVSSHLLAEVEQLCTHVGVMSAGRLVAQGTLEGFRRSGGRGRVRVRTPDLPLARGVLADLGVQADAQGAASDLDQVSAAMPDDVEPEAIVRALVAAGVRVRGFEVVGASLEQRFVELTGEGFDVLA encoded by the coding sequence GTGACGCGCGCGGATCCCGCCGCCGAGCTGGCCGTCGAGACGTCCGGCCTCACCAAGCGCTTCGGCGCGCAGACGGCGGTCGACGCGGTCGATCTTGCCGTCCCGCGAGGGGCCGTCTTCGGCTTCCTGGGGCCGAACGGCTCAGGAAAGACCACCACGATCCGGATGCTGCTCGGACTGCTGCGGGCGACCAGCGGTGCAGCGCAGGTGCTGGGTTCGCCGATGCCGCAGGCGCTGGATGCGGTCCTCCCGCGGGTGGGTGCGCTCGTGGAAGGACCGGCCTTCTCACCGTTCCTCACCGGCGAGCAGAATCTGCGGCGCTTCGACGCGGCCGACCGGCACTCGTCTCCGCGCACTCGGCAGGCGCGGGTGGCCGCAGCGCTGGATCGGGTGGGGCTCTCGCACGCGGCGGGAAAGAAGGCCCACGCGTACTCGCTGGGCATGAAGCAGCGGCTCGGTCTGGCCAACGCCCTGCTCATGCCGCGGGAGCTGCTCGTCTTGGACGAGCCGACGAACGGCCTCGACCCGCAGGGCACCCGCGAGGTGCGGGCGCTCATCCGCTCGTTCGCGGCGGACGGCACCACCGTCTTCGTCTCCAGCCACCTCCTCGCCGAGGTCGAGCAGCTCTGCACGCACGTCGGGGTCATGAGCGCGGGGCGCCTGGTGGCCCAGGGCACGCTCGAGGGTTTCCGACGTTCGGGTGGGCGGGGTCGCGTCCGCGTCCGCACGCCCGACCTTCCGCTCGCGCGCGGCGTGCTCGCGGACCTGGGTGTCCAGGCGGACGCGCAGGGCGCGGCATCCGATCTGGATCAGGTGTCCGCCGCGATGCCCGACGACGTCGAGCCCGAGGCGATCGTCCGGGCGCTCGTGGCCGCGGGCGTGCGGGTGCGCGGCTTCGAGGTCGTCGGCGCGAGTCTCGAGCAGCGGTTCGTCGAACTGACCGGCGAGGGGTTCGATGTCCTCGCGTGA
- a CDS encoding ABC transporter permease: MSSRERAASTADGRGVRGGRPAGGTVQLLGNEMATQFRRRRTWAMLGALALIPILIAIAIRLVGGSNPGRGPAFLDQIAGNGLFVGLAAMTVAIPLFLPLTVSVASGDAIAGEAGHGTLRYLLLAPAGRVRLLVVKYLFAAAFCIAGTLTVVVVGSLAGWALFPVGPVTLLSGAQVSVGEGLIRLLAIAAYVSVSLLGLSAIGLFFSTLTTVPIGAMAATAILAVTAQIVGAIPQLEALHPWLFTDRWLEFADLLRSPMVWDSFAGNAVLQAGYVLVFGGAAIARFVTKDVLS; this comes from the coding sequence ATGTCCTCGCGTGAGCGTGCCGCCTCCACGGCGGACGGGCGTGGCGTCCGGGGCGGACGCCCGGCAGGCGGCACGGTGCAGCTGCTGGGGAATGAGATGGCCACGCAGTTCCGACGCCGGCGGACGTGGGCGATGCTCGGGGCGCTCGCGCTGATCCCCATTCTGATCGCGATCGCCATCCGGCTGGTGGGCGGCTCGAACCCGGGACGCGGTCCCGCCTTCCTCGATCAGATCGCCGGCAACGGCCTGTTCGTGGGGCTGGCGGCGATGACGGTCGCCATCCCGCTGTTCCTCCCGCTCACGGTGAGCGTCGCGTCCGGCGACGCGATCGCCGGCGAGGCCGGTCACGGAACGCTCCGGTACCTTCTGCTGGCGCCGGCCGGGCGGGTACGGCTGCTGGTCGTGAAGTACCTCTTCGCGGCGGCGTTCTGTATCGCCGGCACGCTCACGGTCGTGGTGGTCGGGTCACTCGCGGGCTGGGCGCTGTTTCCGGTCGGACCGGTGACGCTGCTGTCGGGAGCGCAGGTCTCGGTCGGCGAAGGGCTGATCCGGCTGCTCGCGATCGCCGCCTACGTGTCCGTCTCGCTCCTCGGACTGTCGGCGATCGGACTCTTCTTCTCGACGCTGACCACCGTGCCCATCGGAGCCATGGCGGCGACAGCGATCCTGGCGGTCACCGCGCAGATCGTCGGAGCGATCCCGCAGCTGGAGGCGCTGCATCCCTGGCTGTTCACGGATCGCTGGCTGGAGTTCGCCGATCTGCTGCGCTCGCCGATGGTCTGGGACTCCTTCGCCGGGAACGCCGTGCTTCAGGCGGGATACGTGCTGGTCTTCGGTGGCGCGGCGATCGCACGGTTCGTCACGAAGGACGTCCTGTCCTAG
- a CDS encoding glucose 1-dehydrogenase produces MARFDDRVALVTGGASGIGKATALRIASEGGAVVIADVQDDAGAAVVAEIEASGAKAAFVHLDVTSEQGWADAVAATVQKFGGLDVLVNNAGIGDTEPLEVTTLATWDKVVAVTQTSVFLGMKAAADALKASGNGSVVNISSMYGIVGSGVSPAYHAAKGAVRLLTKTTALGWAKEGVRVNSVHPGFVDTPILGETDRDMLIAGTPMGRLGRPEEMAALIAFVASDDASFATGAEFVADGGVTAG; encoded by the coding sequence ATGGCTCGGTTCGATGACCGTGTCGCCCTGGTGACGGGCGGCGCAAGCGGTATTGGCAAGGCGACGGCACTCCGGATCGCTTCGGAAGGCGGCGCGGTCGTGATCGCGGACGTGCAGGACGACGCCGGCGCGGCCGTCGTGGCCGAGATCGAGGCCTCCGGAGCGAAGGCCGCCTTCGTGCACCTCGACGTGACCAGCGAGCAGGGCTGGGCCGACGCGGTCGCCGCGACCGTGCAGAAGTTCGGCGGACTCGACGTGCTGGTCAACAACGCCGGCATCGGCGACACCGAGCCGCTCGAAGTGACCACCCTCGCCACGTGGGACAAGGTCGTCGCCGTGACGCAGACCAGCGTCTTCCTGGGCATGAAGGCCGCCGCCGATGCGCTCAAGGCGAGCGGCAACGGATCCGTCGTCAACATCAGCTCGATGTACGGCATCGTCGGCTCGGGCGTCAGCCCCGCCTACCACGCCGCCAAGGGCGCCGTCCGGCTGCTCACCAAGACGACAGCGCTGGGCTGGGCGAAGGAGGGTGTGCGCGTCAACTCCGTGCACCCCGGCTTCGTCGACACCCCGATCCTGGGTGAGACCGACCGCGACATGCTCATCGCCGGCACCCCGATGGGTCGGCTGGGCCGCCCCGAGGAGATGGCGGCGCTCATCGCGTTCGTCGCGAGCGACGACGCGAGCTTCGCGACCGGCGCCGAGTTCGTCGCCGACGGCGGCGTCACCGCCGGCTGA